In the Deltaproteobacteria bacterium genome, one interval contains:
- a CDS encoding enoyl-CoA hydratase/isomerase family protein produces MSDESILVETRGHVGVISLNRPEQFNTFDRSLAEGLCRILEEMDRREEVRVVVVNGTGKAFCTGIDLKDFFGKSLPEYREWIRAMERVFLVIAGMKRPVIVSAQGYAVANGVGLLAAADLAIVAEGTKIGATAVNVGLFCMGPAVPLSRSLGRKRCLELLMTGDLIDAEEAERWGLVNRVVPKDRLEEETMALAEKLASKSPVALQMGKQAFYGMSDLEFAKALEYTNEVFASLCMTEDAQEGVLAFLEKRKPVWKGR; encoded by the coding sequence ATGTCCGATGAAAGTATTCTGGTGGAGACAAGGGGCCATGTGGGCGTGATTTCCCTCAATCGGCCGGAGCAGTTCAACACCTTTGACCGGTCCCTGGCGGAGGGGCTATGCCGGATCCTGGAAGAAATGGACCGGAGGGAAGAGGTTCGGGTCGTGGTCGTCAACGGTACTGGCAAGGCATTTTGCACGGGCATCGATCTCAAGGATTTTTTCGGAAAATCGCTCCCGGAATACAGGGAGTGGATCCGGGCCATGGAACGGGTCTTCCTGGTCATTGCCGGGATGAAAAGACCGGTGATCGTCTCCGCCCAGGGCTATGCCGTTGCAAACGGGGTGGGGCTGCTGGCCGCCGCCGACCTGGCGATCGTGGCGGAAGGAACAAAGATCGGAGCCACGGCCGTAAACGTGGGACTTTTCTGTATGGGACCCGCGGTTCCCCTCTCCCGGTCCCTCGGCAGGAAGCGGTGCCTAGAGTTGCTGATGACCGGAGATTTGATCGATGCCGAGGAAGCGGAACGCTGGGGACTGGTGAACCGAGTGGTCCCCAAGGACAGGCTTGAGGAGGAGACCATGGCCCTGGCGGAAAAGCTGGCCTCGAAAAGCCCTGTGGCCCTTCAAATGGGTAAACAGGCCTTTTATGGCATGTCCGACCTTGAATTCGCCAAGGCGCTGGAATATACAAACGAGGTGTTCGCAAGTCTCTGTATGACGGAGGATGCCCAGGAAGGGGTCCTGGCCTTTCTTGAAAAGAGGAAGCCTGTGTGGAAGGGGCGTTAG
- a CDS encoding 4Fe-4S binding protein, with translation MNDIPDLSVSVAGVRFKSPVLAASSECSSDVPLIEKLAGTAAGGIVTKTFTSREEHKVRVRPYQFPLQVFGKDYKEGNCLLSLAAPHVEDIGPWLDKISRMAEICRASSMPLIASYFEVPENLPLWIRRARAFEKAGADMIELNFSCPHTSRVFHQGFEVPIEIISRVKEHTSIPVGLKIGPTLEPLESFIASLHRASPDFITAHNAPGGILIDVEKEVPFGAPAIEGYVMGRAFLPYSLARIVRIRRESDIPLIGIGGIGAPRDALQYLLCGCHLAGIGSGLYFGGFEILDRIHRGISAWMKNKGYRSIDEFRGKVLPLITDPATLGAKEKYPFVMPPECPYVPVVDESKCNLCRACEKACIYDVFRMEAEKEGISVDESRCWSCGFCVGICPGGAIELRDRRYRERVIWNNQGTAIPFQ, from the coding sequence ATGAATGATATCCCGGATCTGAGCGTGTCCGTCGCCGGAGTTCGGTTCAAGAGCCCCGTACTGGCCGCCTCCAGCGAATGCAGTTCAGATGTTCCACTGATTGAAAAACTTGCCGGGACAGCGGCCGGAGGGATCGTCACCAAGACCTTCACAAGTAGAGAGGAACACAAGGTCCGGGTCCGCCCCTACCAGTTTCCTCTGCAGGTATTCGGAAAAGATTACAAGGAAGGGAATTGCCTTCTCTCCCTGGCGGCCCCCCACGTGGAGGATATCGGGCCATGGCTCGACAAGATTTCGAGGATGGCCGAAATCTGCCGTGCCTCATCCATGCCGTTGATCGCCAGTTACTTCGAGGTCCCGGAGAACCTTCCCCTCTGGATCCGCAGGGCGAGGGCCTTTGAAAAGGCGGGGGCCGACATGATCGAGTTGAATTTCTCCTGCCCCCATACCTCCAGGGTCTTCCACCAGGGGTTCGAAGTCCCGATAGAAATCATCTCGAGGGTCAAGGAGCACACTTCCATACCGGTCGGTCTTAAAATCGGCCCGACGCTTGAACCCCTGGAATCGTTCATAGCGTCCTTACACCGGGCATCCCCGGATTTCATCACCGCCCACAACGCTCCAGGGGGGATCCTCATCGACGTGGAAAAGGAGGTGCCCTTCGGGGCTCCCGCCATCGAGGGCTACGTCATGGGCCGGGCGTTTCTTCCCTATTCCCTCGCCAGGATCGTTCGTATACGAAGGGAATCGGACATCCCGCTCATCGGGATAGGCGGAATTGGAGCCCCCCGGGATGCCTTGCAATACCTCCTGTGCGGGTGCCACCTGGCGGGCATCGGATCCGGGCTCTATTTCGGCGGGTTCGAGATCCTGGACAGGATCCATCGCGGTATTTCAGCATGGATGAAAAACAAGGGATATCGCTCTATCGACGAATTCAGGGGAAAGGTACTCCCTCTTATCACGGACCCCGCGACCCTCGGCGCAAAGGAGAAGTATCCCTTCGTCATGCCGCCGGAGTGCCCTTACGTCCCGGTCGTGGATGAAAGCAAGTGCAATCTCTGCCGCGCCTGCGAAAAGGCTTGCATCTACGACGTATTCAGGATGGAGGCCGAAAAGGAGGGTATCAGCGTTGATGAAAGCAGATGCTGGAGCTGCGGGTTCTGTGTCGGTATCTGTCCCGGGGGCGCCATCGAGCTGAGGGACCGGCGGTACAGGGAAAGGGTCATCTGGAACAACCAGGGGACGGCGATCCCTTTCCAGTGA
- a CDS encoding dephospho-CoA kinase yields MAKGLKGPDWGTLIRRMEQLMRLTSFPVAFKMLEKKGDLEKIPFMRRMKHKVTLCQMITLVRNADWTVGAERDDFPSPMCPSVIGLADTPDYYKDGTFRSIVWTRTKEEGRKYEESIPRLPLGRYEAVALAPLVYNPFDPDIVLIYANPAQIMLLINSLQFENYEVMTFHCVGESSCSDAIARCYLTGRPSLAIPCYGERRYGHARDEDLVMALPAGMMEKALRGMEALYRRGVRYPISYAGPEMDLTDAFPPAYGALEKLEEVRGKDDRLLLAVTGGIATGKSTVTRMLEEKGAPLINFDDLAREVVRPGRPAWRDIVDYFGKQVLGEDGTIDRKKLSDIVFRDMEKRKKLESFTHPRIDEAFREKVNRLARENPGAVIQVEIPLLIELNLQYLYHKVLLVYTPREKQIERLVERDGITVEQAENILKAQLPIEEKVGYADYVIHNEHSLEETRRQVDALWEELTGIQKQKARKIKGK; encoded by the coding sequence ATGGCGAAGGGGTTGAAAGGCCCGGATTGGGGAACGCTTATCAGAAGGATGGAGCAATTGATGAGGCTGACCTCCTTCCCCGTTGCCTTCAAAATGCTTGAGAAGAAAGGGGATCTTGAGAAGATTCCCTTCATGCGGCGTATGAAGCACAAGGTGACGCTTTGCCAGATGATCACCCTGGTCCGAAATGCCGATTGGACAGTCGGGGCGGAGCGGGACGACTTTCCCTCCCCCATGTGCCCGTCCGTTATAGGGCTGGCGGATACACCGGACTATTACAAGGACGGCACTTTCCGGAGTATCGTCTGGACCCGGACCAAGGAAGAGGGTAGGAAATACGAGGAGTCCATTCCCCGCCTTCCGCTGGGACGTTACGAGGCCGTGGCCCTGGCGCCCCTTGTCTACAATCCCTTTGACCCGGACATCGTGCTGATATACGCCAATCCGGCCCAAATCATGCTCCTCATCAATTCCCTCCAGTTTGAAAACTACGAAGTCATGACTTTTCATTGCGTGGGGGAGTCTTCCTGCTCCGATGCCATCGCCCGTTGCTACTTGACCGGCCGGCCCTCCCTGGCCATCCCTTGTTACGGGGAGCGGAGGTACGGCCATGCCCGGGACGAGGATCTGGTCATGGCACTGCCGGCCGGGATGATGGAAAAGGCCCTCCGGGGGATGGAAGCCCTCTACCGCAGAGGCGTCAGGTACCCGATCAGCTACGCGGGTCCTGAAATGGATCTCACCGATGCCTTTCCTCCGGCATACGGGGCCCTGGAGAAGCTGGAAGAGGTGAGGGGAAAGGACGACCGGCTGCTCCTGGCCGTAACGGGCGGTATCGCCACGGGAAAGAGCACCGTGACGAGGATGCTGGAGGAGAAGGGGGCGCCCCTCATTAACTTCGACGACTTGGCAAGAGAAGTAGTCCGCCCGGGAAGACCGGCCTGGAGGGACATCGTGGACTACTTCGGGAAGCAGGTTTTGGGGGAGGACGGGACCATTGACCGCAAGAAGTTGTCGGATATTGTATTCAGGGACATGGAAAAGCGAAAGAAGCTGGAAAGCTTTACCCATCCCAGGATCGATGAGGCCTTTCGGGAGAAGGTCAACCGGTTGGCAAGAGAAAACCCGGGGGCGGTCATCCAGGTGGAGATCCCGTTGCTGATCGAGTTGAACCTCCAGTATCTTTACCACAAGGTCCTGCTTGTTTACACCCCCAGAGAGAAGCAGATCGAGCGGCTGGTGGAACGGGACGGAATCACGGTGGAGCAGGCCGAAAACATCCTCAAGGCCCAGCTTCCTATCGAAGAGAAGGTGGGGTATGCCGACTATGTCATTCACAACGAACACAGCCTGGAGGAGACCCGGAGGCAGGTTGATGCCCTCTGGGAAGAATTGACCGGGATTCAAAAGCAGAAGGCGCGTAAAATAAAGGGTAAATGA
- a CDS encoding PHP domain-containing protein — MLRFMRNKLVTVTREGEGSLKVHGVLEDDIYGLELDLSVGIPQMEILAIKGRWTRWTTPECHRAIPLLEGAVGFRIMEEGFKGRVQKVIGRKACRHFANLLLECCHCAREAVGQAGGDPVEEKAGETSESSGGADSGTLEGGVPGTVSPGKTLKDTVGGTIIDLHVHTAQGSPCSSASVDALIEEARRIGLDGICLTDHNHLWRAEECEALSRKHGFMVLRGNEITTEQGDILVFGLDEDIRGLITLEALREKVREAGGFMVAAHPFRGFLVFGAGDLGLTPEEAGKRRLFQFVDALETLNGKVTERENALASRVAEVIGLPVTGGSDAHEVEEVGLYATRFGRSIRNEKDLVRALREGDFSPVAYRKGLAAACKA, encoded by the coding sequence ATGCTCAGGTTCATGAGGAACAAGCTGGTCACGGTCACCAGGGAAGGAGAAGGGAGCCTGAAAGTTCACGGGGTCCTGGAGGATGATATCTACGGGCTGGAGCTGGATCTCTCCGTGGGGATCCCCCAGATGGAAATCCTTGCCATCAAGGGCAGGTGGACCCGCTGGACGACGCCGGAGTGTCACAGGGCGATTCCACTCCTTGAAGGGGCGGTGGGTTTCAGGATCATGGAAGAGGGATTCAAGGGAAGGGTCCAGAAGGTGATCGGGCGGAAGGCCTGTCGCCATTTCGCCAACCTGCTCCTCGAATGTTGCCACTGCGCCCGGGAGGCCGTGGGGCAAGCCGGAGGGGATCCGGTGGAGGAAAAGGCCGGGGAGACCTCGGAGTCATCCGGGGGAGCGGATTCGGGCACTCTTGAAGGGGGTGTCCCAGGGACGGTCTCCCCTGGGAAAACCCTGAAGGATACGGTCGGGGGAACTATCATCGATCTTCACGTTCACACCGCCCAGGGCTCTCCCTGCAGTTCGGCATCCGTGGATGCCCTCATAGAAGAGGCGCGTCGGATCGGGCTGGACGGGATTTGCCTGACCGACCACAATCATCTCTGGCGGGCGGAAGAATGTGAAGCCCTCTCCCGGAAACACGGTTTCATGGTCTTGAGAGGGAACGAGATCACCACGGAGCAGGGGGACATCCTGGTCTTCGGACTCGATGAGGACATCCGGGGACTCATCACACTGGAGGCCTTGCGGGAAAAGGTCAGAGAGGCCGGCGGGTTCATGGTGGCCGCCCATCCCTTCAGGGGTTTTCTGGTCTTCGGGGCCGGGGATCTCGGCCTGACGCCGGAAGAGGCTGGAAAACGAAGGCTTTTTCAATTCGTGGATGCCCTGGAGACCCTGAACGGCAAGGTTACGGAAAGGGAGAACGCCCTGGCATCCCGTGTTGCGGAGGTGATCGGGCTTCCTGTTACGGGGGGGAGCGATGCCCACGAGGTGGAGGAGGTGGGGCTTTACGCGACGCGATTCGGCCGCTCGATTCGTAACGAGAAGGACCTGGTCCGGGCCTTGAGGGAGGGGGATTTCTCTCCCGTAGCCTACCGAAAAGGCTTGGCCGCCGCCTGTAAAGCATGA
- a CDS encoding MBL fold metallo-hydrolase — protein sequence MNQGHFSLKAAERVEILTLMDNYVDLLLRSGDVVTRPSTERDGMISEDTLVAEHGLSLLVTVFGKGERHTVLFDTGHTAIGVPHNIRLLGVDLGEVEAIVLSHGHMDHTGALYPILEDHPGPVPLVVHPAAFYAPRYLKLEDGRRLLFPDTLKRDELEKRGARIQESEAPVLLAGDMILVTGEVERTTDFEKGFPAAVIEREGKEEQDPIRDDQSLVIHLKDKGLVVVSGCAHSGIINTVLYGKKITGIETIHTIIGGFHLSGPVFEPVIEKTVEAMKPMDPKVLVPMHCTGWKAVGRFSEAFPEAFILNSVGSRFILD from the coding sequence ATGAACCAAGGCCATTTCTCTCTAAAGGCGGCGGAGCGTGTAGAAATCCTGACCCTTATGGACAATTATGTGGACCTGCTTCTGAGGAGCGGGGATGTGGTGACTAGGCCATCCACAGAGAGGGACGGGATGATTTCTGAAGACACCCTGGTGGCCGAGCACGGTCTCTCTCTGCTCGTAACAGTGTTTGGGAAAGGAGAGAGACATACCGTTCTCTTTGATACCGGACACACGGCCATAGGGGTTCCACACAATATCCGGCTCCTGGGGGTCGACCTGGGGGAGGTGGAGGCCATCGTCCTGAGCCATGGGCATATGGACCATACCGGGGCCCTTTATCCCATCCTCGAAGATCATCCTGGCCCCGTGCCCCTGGTGGTGCATCCCGCAGCCTTTTATGCCCCCCGGTACCTGAAACTCGAGGACGGGCGCAGACTTCTCTTCCCTGATACCCTGAAGAGGGATGAATTAGAGAAGAGAGGGGCCCGCATCCAGGAATCCGAAGCCCCCGTTCTGCTGGCGGGAGACATGATCCTGGTTACAGGGGAGGTGGAGAGGACTACCGATTTCGAGAAAGGATTCCCCGCTGCGGTCATCGAGAGGGAAGGAAAAGAAGAACAAGATCCCATTCGGGACGACCAGTCCCTGGTGATCCATTTGAAGGACAAGGGACTGGTCGTGGTCTCGGGTTGCGCCCACTCGGGGATTATCAATACGGTTCTTTATGGAAAAAAGATCACGGGCATCGAGACGATCCATACGATCATCGGGGGTTTTCACCTTTCAGGTCCGGTCTTTGAACCCGTCATCGAGAAGACCGTCGAGGCTATGAAGCCCATGGACCCGAAAGTCTTGGTCCCTATGCACTGCACGGGATGGAAGGCCGTCGGAAGGTTTTCAGAGGCCTTCCCCGAGGCCTTTATCCTGAACAGCGTGGGGTCCAGATTCATCCTTGACTAA